The Chamaesiphon minutus PCC 6605 DNA window AACTTCTGCTTACCTTTTCCTCCCGAATTTTTATAATCCGGTAACAGTGCATTAATATTTTTACCTCTTTGCCAGTATCTCTTAAGATATTTGTAAACAGTCTTTTTAGTTAATTTACCCTCGACTTCACTTGAGCTTCTAGTTGTATTGTGATCTTCTATTAATTTGAGTACTAGAGATCCACGTTGATTTCGCTCGTATATGGGTGGTTCCTGAGTAACGATAGATGAAATGATTCTCCAAGCAGCGTCTCTTAGTATTTTATCCTTGGATGATAATTCTTCTTCTAATACTATCAAAACCCAAGGATCTTTTTTGATTATGATCGCAGCACTCGATTTAATACATGCTTCTATTTCATTGATAAATACTTGTCTAGGAAGTGATTTTTCTTCATAGATATTAATCAAAAATGCAACCTCATAACCTTCGTCAATCCATAGTATTCGATCGATCTGATTCTTTCCGTCTTCAGAGATCCACTCAACTAAGTTATTGACAAATAGATGAACTTGCATTGTGAATTATTCAAATGTTAACTTAGTTGAATTTGAGATCTTTTGTTGGGAAAAAAGTAAGTGATTTCTCCGTTAGCATGTCAACTGAGATCAATTTATTTGCCACAAGATACTTAAATAGGTAAAGTGATGTACCTAGCCCAACATTCATTTCTATATCCAAGTCATTAACAACTTTACCGACAGTAGTAGTATCTGTTTCTAGCTTCGATCTCAAAATTTTGATTATGTGATGAAGCTCTTCTTTATTAGCCTCTTTATTTCCTTCTAGTTTGTGGGATGAATGAATCCATTCAACATTTTTTATCATTAACTTGGGAATATCTTTTTCCGTGACTATTTTCCAGTCGATCTCTTTAATGGCATAGTAACGCCTTTCTAGTTCTAGTTTCATTGCTGTCCGCTTATTATTTAAACTCTTGGAAGGTTTAAACGTTCTTGCCTCATAAGTATTTTTCCCTTTATGAGTAACGGTCAACATGAAATCTGTGCTCAGGACATAAGGGGCACCACTTTTGGGATCTTTAGGGTATTCAACTCCCATGTCTTCTGCAATCTTGAAGCACAACTCTCGATCGAGTAATGGAAATTGCTCTCGAATATCAACAATCCGATCTGACCACTCGAATAAATAGAACAGTCTTGTCTCACCATCGGACATGAAATGATGCTCTCGACTAGTCTTCCAGCCTAAAACTCTTGATACACGTCCACTGGAAGAAAAATCTGAAACTTTGATCCATGGATTGTAGTCTCGACCGATACCATGTCCTCGACCTTCCTTCATATATCGGTCGAGTTTCTCTTCTGTCCAGTCTCTTTTGCTTCTGACCATATGAAAAATCTGCAAATGCTAAGTAAACACTCACAGACAATAGTATACAACTTTATTAGTCAGTATACAACTTTATTATTTAGTATACGACTTTATTGTGTTATCACAGTGTTATCACAATAACTAAACTAATTATTCAACAGTTACCGACTTGGCCAGGTTGCGAGGCTGATCTACATCTAATCCGCGCATTGCGGCAATATGATATGACATCAATTGCATCGGAATAACCGTCAAAACAGGCGATAACAATTCATCCACATCAGGTACGGGTAAAACCTTATCAAAAATCTCTGCTGCATCCTTGTCGCTAGCCGCAACTACCCCATACAAATGCGAATCTCGCGCCTTGGCTTCTTGAGCGTTAGAAACCGCTTTCTCATATACTTTCCCTGGCATCGTAATCGCAATTACGGGTACCTTAGCATCGAGTAATGCGATCGGGCCGTGTTTCATCTCGCCAGAGGGATAACCTTCGGCATGGATATAACTGATCTCTTTTAATTTTAAAGCACCTTCTAGGGCGATCGGGAAGTTGATGCCGCGACCGAGGAAGATCGCATCGTGAGTATCTAGGAAGCTATGGGAGAGTTCTTGGATATATTTTTCTTGGGTTTCGAGAATGACTTCGATTTGGGAGGGGAGGACTTTTAATCCGGTAATAATTTCGGATAGTCGATCGACTGTAATAGTCCCGCGACGATGGGCTAGGTCGAGCGAAAGGAAGTAGAATGCCATCAACTGCCCCATGAAGGTTTTGGTGGCGGCTACGCCGATTTCCATGCCTGCGTGGGTGTCGATTACACAGTCTACGACGCGGGTAATTGCACTGTCTGTCCGATTGGTGACGGCGAGGAGGCGGGAATGATATTTGGGTGCTTTATCTTTGCGGCGCGACTGTTCGATTTCGACTGCGGCGAGGGTATCGGCGGTTTCACCAGATTGGGTAATCCCGATGGTGAGGGTGTTGGGTGTCAGGGGTGGGGGAGAATAGCGAAATTCGGACGCATATTGAATTGCGGTGGGAAGTTGGGCGAGTTCTTCGAGTAAATATTTACCGATCATTCCGGCGTGGAGGCTAGTTCCACAGGCAACGATTTGGATATTTTCGAGATCTTTATAGATAGATTCGGGTAAGTCGAGTTTGAAGGGGGATTTGTTGCTACTAGGAGTCCAATCGAGATCCAGATAGGCTTCGAGACAGGTGCGCACGACGGCGGGTTGTTCGTAGAT harbors:
- a CDS encoding heteromeric transposase endonuclease subunit TnsA, producing MVRSKRDWTEEKLDRYMKEGRGHGIGRDYNPWIKVSDFSSSGRVSRVLGWKTSREHHFMSDGETRLFYLFEWSDRIVDIREQFPLLDRELCFKIAEDMGVEYPKDPKSGAPYVLSTDFMLTVTHKGKNTYEARTFKPSKSLNNKRTAMKLELERRYYAIKEIDWKIVTEKDIPKLMIKNVEWIHSSHKLEGNKEANKEELHHIIKILRSKLETDTTTVGKVVNDLDIEMNVGLGTSLYLFKYLVANKLISVDMLTEKSLTFFPTKDLKFN
- the glmS gene encoding glutamine--fructose-6-phosphate transaminase (isomerizing) — its product is MCGIVGYIGNKPAQSILVSGLEKLEYRGYDSAGVATVVEGNLDCIRAKGKLHNLREKIEVASNLAPIGIGHTRWATHGKPEEYNAHPHTDTKRRLAVVQNGIIENYRELREELKKQGHEFRSETDTEVIPHLICQCFEDGAETLMLAVQQAVHKLSGAFAIAVISADYPDEMVIARQQAPLIIGIGEGEYFCASDTPAIVQYTRTILPLENGEMARLTRDGVEVYTFDGAKVRRTPHSITWNPIAVEKQGFRHFMAKEIYEQPAVVRTCLEAYLDLDWTPSSNKSPFKLDLPESIYKDLENIQIVACGTSLHAGMIGKYLLEELAQLPTAIQYASEFRYSPPPLTPNTLTIGITQSGETADTLAAVEIEQSRRKDKAPKYHSRLLAVTNRTDSAITRVVDCVIDTHAGMEIGVAATKTFMGQLMAFYFLSLDLAHRRGTITVDRLSEIITGLKVLPSQIEVILETQEKYIQELSHSFLDTHDAIFLGRGINFPIALEGALKLKEISYIHAEGYPSGEMKHGPIALLDAKVPVIAITMPGKVYEKAVSNAQEAKARDSHLYGVVAASDKDAAEIFDKVLPVPDVDELLSPVLTVIPMQLMSYHIAAMRGLDVDQPRNLAKSVTVE